In Piliocolobus tephrosceles isolate RC106 chromosome 5, ASM277652v3, whole genome shotgun sequence, a single genomic region encodes these proteins:
- the RAB23 gene encoding ras-related protein Rab-23 isoform X1 produces the protein MLEEDMEVAIKMVVVGNGAVGKSSMIQRYCKGIFTKDYKKTIGVDFLERQIQVNDEDVRLMLWDTAGQEEFDAITKAYYRGAQACVLVFSTTDRESFEAVSSWREKVVAEVGDIPTVLVQNKIDLLDDSCIKNEEAEALAKRLKLRFYRTSVKEDLNVNEVFKYLAEKYLQKLKQQIAEDPELMHSSSNKIGVFNTSGGSHSGQNSSTLNGGDVINLRPNKQRTKKNRNPFSSCSIP, from the exons ATGTTGGAGGAAGATATGGAAGTCGCCATAAAGATGGTGGTTGTAGGGAATGGAGCAGTTGGAAAATCAAGTATGATTCAGCGATATTGCAAAGGCATTTTTACAAAAGACTACAAGAAAACCATTGGAGTTGATTTTTTGGAGCGACAAATTCA AGTTAATGATGAAGATGTCAGACTAATGTTATGGGACACTGCAGGTCAAGAGGAATTTGATGCAATTACAAAGGCCTACTATCGAG GAGCCCAGGCTTGTGTGCTCGTGTTTTCTACCACAGATAGGGAATCTTTTGAAGCAGTTTCCAGTTGGAGAGAGAAAGTAGTAGCTGAAGTGGGAGATATACCAACTGTACTTGTACAAAACAAGATTGATCTCTTGGATGATTCTTGTATAAAGAA tgaggaagctgaggcactgGCAAAAAGGTTAAAGTTAAGGTTCTACAGAACATCAGTGAAAGAAGATCTAAATGTGAATGAAG tttttaagTATTTGGCTGAAAAATACCTTCAGAAACTCAAACAACAAATAGCTGAGGATCCAGAGCTAATGCATTCAAGTAGTAACAAAATTG GTGTGTTTAATACATCTGGTGGGAGTCACTCGGGTCAGAATTCAAGTACCCTCAATGGTGGAGATGTCATCAATCTTAGACCCAACAAACAAAGgaccaagaaaaacagaaatccttTTAGCAGCTGTAGCATACCCTAA
- the RAB23 gene encoding ras-related protein Rab-23 isoform X2, producing the protein MLEEDMEVAIKMVVVGNGAVGKSSMIQRYCKGIFTKDYKKTIGVDFLERQIQVNDEDVRLMLWDTAGQEEFDAITKAYYRDRESFEAVSSWREKVVAEVGDIPTVLVQNKIDLLDDSCIKNEEAEALAKRLKLRFYRTSVKEDLNVNEVFKYLAEKYLQKLKQQIAEDPELMHSSSNKIGVFNTSGGSHSGQNSSTLNGGDVINLRPNKQRTKKNRNPFSSCSIP; encoded by the exons ATGTTGGAGGAAGATATGGAAGTCGCCATAAAGATGGTGGTTGTAGGGAATGGAGCAGTTGGAAAATCAAGTATGATTCAGCGATATTGCAAAGGCATTTTTACAAAAGACTACAAGAAAACCATTGGAGTTGATTTTTTGGAGCGACAAATTCA AGTTAATGATGAAGATGTCAGACTAATGTTATGGGACACTGCAGGTCAAGAGGAATTTGATGCAATTACAAAGGCCTACTATCGAG ATAGGGAATCTTTTGAAGCAGTTTCCAGTTGGAGAGAGAAAGTAGTAGCTGAAGTGGGAGATATACCAACTGTACTTGTACAAAACAAGATTGATCTCTTGGATGATTCTTGTATAAAGAA tgaggaagctgaggcactgGCAAAAAGGTTAAAGTTAAGGTTCTACAGAACATCAGTGAAAGAAGATCTAAATGTGAATGAAG tttttaagTATTTGGCTGAAAAATACCTTCAGAAACTCAAACAACAAATAGCTGAGGATCCAGAGCTAATGCATTCAAGTAGTAACAAAATTG GTGTGTTTAATACATCTGGTGGGAGTCACTCGGGTCAGAATTCAAGTACCCTCAATGGTGGAGATGTCATCAATCTTAGACCCAACAAACAAAGgaccaagaaaaacagaaatccttTTAGCAGCTGTAGCATACCCTAA